The Plasmodium vivax chromosome 13, whole genome shotgun sequence nucleotide sequence tgataagaaaaaaaaaaaaaattaaaagtaatAACAGTAATAACAGTAACAGAGTAGTGTTGCTTAGTATAACATTATGAACAGCTCAATTCTGGCTGCGGTGTGACCCCCAacaattaaagaaaattagtTAAATTGGTAGAACCCATAATTCTGTAATTTGCGTTTCTAGAACCCGAATTtttagaacccatttttctAGAACTTAAAATTCTAGAACCCGAATTtttagaacccattttttcagaacccatttttccagaacccatttttctggaacccattttttcagaacccatttttccagaacccatttttccagaacccatttttccagaacccatttttctggaacccatttttctggaacccatttttttagaacccatttttttagaacccatttttttagaaCCCTTTTTCGTgttgtacaaaaataaaagggagaggaagcaCAGAGGCTGAAACTACCATTCGTGGTTGCAGCGGCCGTGCCAAGTCCTTCCCTCCCGTAGCACGTATGCGTATACGCATATGGTACATGCTTGCGTACCGACGTGCATTTGAGTAGCGCATAACCTTGCGTGCAGGCGCGGTGTACATCTGTGCATACGTGCGATAAAAAAGTGTATACATCGTAACGACCACGGTGCACCCACTCGGCGACCCCCGCGCGAAGGCCCCCAATCGCAGCAAAACAGAGCGAAACGAAGCGAAATCGAAAGATGAGCCGGTGAATGCCCAAAATGGTGAACGCAGCAAGTAATTTAAGAAGCCTGTGTTTTGGAGCTCTCAAAGGCATTAACAAGAAGTGCGAGGAGGAGAATGACGTGAGggaggcggaggaggaagacgaagggggcggagaagagggagatggcgaagggggaggcggtgcaGAAATAGGCGGTGAAGGAATACTCGGCGAGGGGGAAGGTGTTTCCGAGGAATACACTGCAGGGGAATGCTGCGCGGAGGAAGGCGGTGAGGACGAAGAAAGGGGGAGCATGCACAACCACGCGACATATATCGGAAGCAGTGTAGAAAAGAACACGAAAACGGATTACACGTTCGATGGTAACAATTGTGTGGACGCCAACGAGGAAGATGCTACGCACAATGACCAGCACTACCACGAGGGCGAGGAGAAGTGTACTCTTAACGTGAGTACCGGCGGGGTTAGTTCCAGTAGCACCACTGCGACTCCCCCCTGTGAAGTTAAAGCGGATGACCCGAGTTACTGCGCCAGTGGCAGTAACCGGCGGGAGCGAAGCTCCAACTTAAACGCCACGGTGTTTGAAGAGACCCATAACGGGGCAAATATATTCAttgagaagaagaacaaggGAGGTCCCGTCGAGCACAGCTTAAATGCAGATGTGAACCTCAGCACAGATGCAGACATGGGTCTCAACGCGTTCAAAAATGCGAGCGTGTATAACGGCACGAAGGTGTGTGACGGTCCCGACATGTGGAGCAGCTTCAGCACGGGCAACCCCGTCGGCGCTGGAAACCCCGCCAGCACGCCCAGCATCGACGCGTACAACAACACGGGGTACCTCTACTCGGGGGAAGTCCCCTCACGTAGCGGCGCTGCTGAGAAGTTGGCGGCGACTGGGGCAGCGACGGGGATAGCCGTGAAGGAACCCCGGAAGGAGCTGCGGAATGAACTGCGGAAGGAAAAGCACAGCGCGGAGGAAGACTGGGGCGATAGACGTGAAAGCAAAATGTATAACCGTCGAGCCTCAGAAAAAGTAATGCGAAAGAGAATAAATGCTCACAGGGGCATCCACGACGCTGCATCAACAGCGAATTCAGTTCATGTGGAGAGGGTGCTGATGGAATATTACCGAGGAAAGACTAAGTCTAATAATTACGAAGAAAAGTTGTCTAATTCCTGTCGATTCTTCATTTACACATCTAATCCGTATAACGCGGACATCAAAATGATTAAGGAGAGCTGCCTGACCATATATCAGCTTCTGtatagagaaaaaagaaagtggtGCTCCATCTACATTTGCACAAATGATGGACCCATgtcaaattttaattatcatTTGTATAAAATTCTCTGCGGTACGGAAGACATctacatgtatttttttctgttgaagaagtttattttttcttgttaCATCTATTTCAATTTGGTGAGTATAAAAATCTTTTCGACCTTCAacaacaggggggaaaatattaTGCTTTACGATTTTACGCACATAATAAATCGGAAGAATACCTTTTTAGGCGAGTCTCCCGGTGGCTCTGGTACTCCCTACAGCTGCGGGGGCGCCGAGCAACGGCCGCAGTGGGAGCAGTTGTCACAGAAGTCGCCACGGCAGTCCCCGCGGCAGTCCCCGAGGCAGTCCCCACGGCAGTCCCCAAGACAGTCCCCAATGCAGTCACCACGCCAATCGCCAATGCAGTCGCCACGCCAGTCTTCACCACAGCCGTCGCACTCCCCAAGGCAGTCTTCTCCACTGGCGCCGCCGCAACTGCCAACCCTGCTGCCAACCGTGCTGGATACCAATCGGGGGAGAAGCCCGTCCCCCAGCGGAGGCCCAAACGGGCAGCACGCCAACCCGTTCGGCCCCAGCACGTGGGAAAACCAAGCGGAGGAGTGGAGCCGCGAAACAGAAACCCCCCCACAGAGGAGCAGAAGCAGCATATACAACCTGGGCAGCGAAAACggcaaaagtgaagaagaggCCCAGTTTCTAAATTTTCTCTATGACCCCTGCaaacatttatatgttaacAAGGTCAATACAagtcaaaattattttcacttttttaataagGAGCAATCGtcagatataaaaaaaaaactgcagcTTTTTATTAGTACCCACTCCCCCACCATGATTAACATcaccaaaaaatggaactcCTTTTACATCAACaagaataaaatttcttccttcgTTGAGAAGTACAAAGATGTGAGTTGTGCCCCTGGAGATAACTTCAAAAAGAATGGCACGGAGAAGTTTATAAATGAATTTGTGGAAACTTTCTGTGACATTAGAGAGGAGGGGCGACGACCAAccagggggaacaaaaacaacGTAGTGGTTCGTCAACATGGTAAAGGAATGCACCTTCGGAGGGGAAGTACCTCCAGAAAGGCCTTCAGTTGGTTGGCGAAGCATGGAAGAGGGAGACCACCTATAAGAAAGAAGGAGTATGACGCGGGGAACACACGTTGGCCACACAAACTTAGAAGAGCTGTCACTACTGTGGATGAAAGTGCGGAGCTCAGCGACAAGAACTGCAGTCATGAGAGAAGCGGCAGCTATGGAGACCGCTCAGGAAGAAGCTACGGGCATGTCGATGAAAAAGTGAGGAGTGTATCCGCAACGGGGAGCACACACCATCATACGGGTGGGAAATTCGAATGGAGAGGTGAAACTGCAGCagaggggaagaaccccccaAATGCACAGAAGCAATGTGAAGGGAATTCCCCCAGTAAGCACGCCAACATGAAGGCGCCCCAAGCGACTGAAAGGAAGAACAAGAAaagcctccccccccctcctgtgaTGGAGCAAAATAGGGTAGTACCCAATTATACTCCCACTTCACAGTGGTACAAGGGAGGCAGGAGCACTTCAGGGTGCACTGCAGAAGTTATTGCAAAGTTCCTGGGGAGTGTAAACATTAGGAGAAGTGGCATCCTGCTGCGTAGGGGGGGTGGAAGTACAGGTAGCGACAGTGATAGTGGCAGCGCGAGGGGGAGCGACTCTAATGAGGATAGTTGTGACAGCGATGAGCAGAACACAGAGAGTGAGTCTGCCTTcgagggaaggaaaaatagcAAAACTGAGGAAGGGGTGGCCGCAAAAGGGGCGGAAAATGGAACTGCGAAAGGAGCGGATGGCAGCCCGCGCAACAAAGAGCATCCCCGTAATGATATCTTTTTAAACAACCTAAACATATTGATAGCCGATTTGAACGAGCTGTATGATTATTTGGAGAACTGCCGGTACAGGGAGGGGGCGCATGGCGTCGGtatggggggaaataataGCTTCCTCGTGAGCGACCCCAAGGGGAGCTACTACTACAGCTTAGCCAAGGGGGGCAATGGAGGCGTTGAGTGGGAAGCTGCAGAGGAGGCGCAGCACGGGGGAGCACCTAGCAGAGGCGATTTGAACAGAAGGTTCACAGCGGAGAGGGACTTCGCCAACTTTTACGCGGCAGGCTCGTCATGCGTAGAGGGCACCTACAGCGATGCACCGAACAGCGAAACGAGCAACACGTACGGAAGCGGGAAGGAAGATTTTTACAACGTGGAAATTTCCTCTGTAGATTTGAAGAGCTTCTGTTCTGTCTGCTCAGGAATAAAATATGACAATTTTGAAAGTCATTTAAATCAAcccaaaaatgttaattacaaaaaattggaagTTTTTATGAAAGAAAGTGACTTCTTCTGtaattgtaataatattaacatttttcaaaatgaaaatgggaaCCCTAATgatgatttaaaaatttgtttcaaTGGGGAAATGACGTCGGAAGAATATTAcatgttaagaaaaaatgatattgaaaaaatgaacaggaCTATAGACGAAATTATCTATATGAATCATCAACAGGGGTTGGGCAGCCCGGGTGGAGGCACAGACGGAGGGCTACTACCAtacgaggaagaggaagaagaagaggaggaagaagaagaggaagaagaagacgaagaagaggaggaagatgaagGCAGAACTAAAGCCGTTGTAAGGACTAGAAGGAGATCTACAAGTGTTGGTGGAGGAGCGGTAGGTATAACCACCGGCCctggaagaagaagaggacgtGTAGCCAAAATGGAACTTAAAAGTAGATACatgggaaggggaaaaaataaaatctggGCCAATAATACCGCGGCGAAGGATCTAAGCAACAAATCAGCAACGAATCGAGAGCTAAGAACgatgaggagaagcaaatttggaaaatacCATCAACAGacggagaagaaaaacaaaactgcgAAATCTTTGTCGTCACcacaaaattatgaaataaaatcGTCAAGAGTTAAGAAGCTAGAAAAGTTTACTAGTGTGGATCAGGAGAATCTGCGAGAGGTTTTTGGGCCAACCGGTGTTTCGGGagtttattttgaaaaaagcagaagcagctgGACAGCCCAGTATAAAGTTAGCGGTGGGAAGAGGAGAGCCAAAAGATTCTTGGTTACCAAAAATATGACTTAcgaagaaattgaaaatgttAAGCAGCAGTGCATAGCTTATAGGaagcaaatggaaaaggagtACATCAAGGAATTTCTTAACGACGATAAGAAGAAGACCCCTTCCAGTGGCGCCAGCCCCAGCAGTACGATTGGGCACGTGCCGGTTAAGAAGAACaagcggaagaggaagatgaagagcTTTTACGACAACtaacagggggggaagaagtggtgCGTGTATACGTTTCTCTCCTTGTGttagtttcttttttcccccttagTTTCCTCGTCGCGCCGGCAGTTACGACGCGCCCCGGGCTAAACTAAAGTGCGCCACTTGCACGCCCATTGCGCGTGTGTATGTGCTATActtatgtgtgtatatacagCTCCCCCCCCATCTTGCGTGCAGTGACTTTCGCTCAccatgcatttattttttttatgtactgATGTTATGGGTGTTACCTTTAGCCACTTTTTtacgatatattttttttgcccttttttttgcctttttttagcCCTTCTtacgatatattttttttaatcccgCATCGTAGCAAGTGTCATTGTTTTTATCCATCACTCCCCCAGTTCCCCTTCGCATGCGCAACATGCGTGGTGCCTAACTGAGGAGGCCTTCCTTGTTGCTCGCGCGAGGGGCGAAAATGAACTTGGCGCCCCTAGAGGCcctgcttttttttacgctcaAAATGTGGTCAGCACGTTTGCGGCGCAGGAGAGGTAAACAGCATAGCGTTCGTAGGACGCAGTGTAATGGTGGTGCGTCAGTGCGCCAGTGCGCGGATTGGGGGGACGCGTAAAAATTAGAGAAATGGGTGTTATGAGTGTGTAGTGCGCACACGGGCAGGTGTTTCCCCATCGTTGGGCTGGTGTTTCCCAATCGTTCGGCAAGTGTCTCTGGCCCGAAAAAAGAGTCACCTCTTACGTTGCGAAGAATAACCCGACTTACAACTCAGAGCTGTGCGCGCCTCAACCAAACGGTTGCGCCATTCAACCGCAAGAGCGGCGccatatagatatatatagatttatatatatacaacatTGTATTGTTTTTTGGGAGTTATTTGGTATTCTCTGTTTGGTTTTATTATGGTACAGACGTGGTGCATACGTATAAACATGGGCGCACGCATGTACACGGGCATACATACGCGTCGcaaatgtgtatacatatataatatatatggtaATGAAAGCACTTATCATTTATCGCTTATCGTTTGTCATTTTCTCTCTACATGTACACTCTTCTCTCCTTACGTGTAAAACTTCTTCATGCAAAGGGTGGATGGATGGATAGGTCCACACACATACGaatgtatattatgtatTGGTGCTTAAAGGAgagacggaaaaaaaaaaaaaagaagaaaaaaaagaaaaaaaaagaaaaaaaaaaaaagataaaaaaagataaaaaaagagaaaaaaaaagtggaaaaataaattggaatagataagaaaaaagataTGAACAGAtatggagaagaaaaaaatggtagacataaattatatttacaataatagctatataatatataacggttgaaaaaaaaattggaatatcataaaaacagatatatatattatgtatatataactgCGATTATTACTCTTAAAGAATAAACAATTTCGAGGTCCATCCATAATGCGGAGATGGAAAACAAATTGCTCTGAAAACGCGTGGTGAGactcattaaaaaaaaaaaaagaaagaaaaaaaaaaaaaaaccataaAACAAGCATAAagatatgtatatacaaaaatatatacacagaTATGCGTGCACGTAAAACACATTCCGCTGTGACGACTATGAATactttgtgatttttttttttttttcttcgagGTGAAAACGTGCGCGTTCACCCGCtcacataaatatgtatatgtatatgcatatttatatatataatatatatctgAACGCTCCACCTTACGTTTTCacacgggaaaaaaaaaaaggaaggtgAACGACACACAGGTAAACACACACGCTTATTttcacactttttttttttttttacacgcaGCGACAGTTGGGGCGGGGCCGATCAAGCCGCCGCGCCCCCTGAGTCTCTGTCATGGTAAAGGTTATATAGCCCTTTTGGTTACTCGATTGGCTTACCAATAATCGAAATGGCTTTTAAAGGATGGGAAAAAGGCGCAGGGGagtcgaaaaaaaaagggggaaataaataacgttaaaagtatattttacccctcctttttttttcttttttctggaACTCCCCCTGGGCAGATGGGCCTGTTCTAATTACAGCACCAACACAGAAACGTCTGTCTCTGTGTGTAACTCTGCTACCTGTGCCAGTCtcctctctctctctcttttaTGATTATCTAACTTCCATTGTATGTTTAACTCATTGGGAGTAAAACATCCCTATATTCGATGCTACTCCGAAGTGATACGTGTGTAGCATTTAGAagtacattttatatgccCCCGTGTggtggttttttttccctccacttGGCTCCTTTTCCTCACCACTGCGATTAATTCTTTGCGATGGCAAAACCGACACTCTCCTTGTCGTAGTCAAAAACGGTGAAGTACTTTCTCATGAATGGGTCTCCCAAAATGAAGGTGTTCGAATCAATGTCAACTGGCAGCATGGTGATCATGCAAAGGGTGTCATCCACCTCAAGAATTGGGTTCATGTAGTATTCGGGTTCTAAGGTATATGTGTTGTTGGCTGATTTAAATTCCAAAGTTGGCATTTCCTTGTTGTCACAGGTAGTTACGTAGAATGGGAGGAAGGGAACTTTAATAACATTCAGGTTAGCgaaaaatttgttcaaaaaTTCTGAAGGGGCGGTAATAGTAGTTGTGCCACTATCAACGATGACGTTGGCCTTCTCCATAGTTTgctttccaaaatgtacatCTAAGTCGATTTGCCAGTACAAGTCGTGATTCAATTTTTCATAAGTGATGTTTCCTTCGTAAAACTTCTCTTCAATTCCACCAATGGTTAGGTAACCAGCGTGGACGTCATGTACAGGGAGGTAAAAGGTAAACAAGGCattgtcaattttgttttggTTCTTCAACTCCACAACGATGGGATCAATTGATCCGATGGAGAGATCTTTCCATCCTAAACCTAATATTCCATCAAACTCGACGCTGCTGTAAATGGGTTCTAAATCATCAGTGTCAGTCACTTCTATAAATTTGTATGGCATAGACAAATGTCCCAAGGTAACTAGATCCTTACTGAAGAAACCTTTCACAGTTCCAGATCCGTAAGTAATGTCAACTTTGGTTCCATCCTTTTCGTAAGACTTAGACTTGCTAGAGTCGTACAGATTTTTAATGCTGCATCCGCTGctattgcattttttgcttgGGACCCACAAGTTGGCAGAACCCGTGTCAAAGATGAGCATAAACTTTTGGTGGTTGTCTCctacttctccttctccatAGAACATAATGTTTGCTACATCATCTAATTCGATCACATCATTTTCACTTCCTAAGTAGTTTTGTTTCATATAACCCGAtttgaaaaagttaaaagtCTCCTTAATGTAATTCTTCAGGTTTTTCTTGGATATCGTTTTTAGTACCTTGTCATAGGGTCTCTCGATTTTAAAAGCTAAAGTTAAATGTTCCGTGTTTTGCACGATTTTGTTAACCTTATAATTGGGGGTAAAAAAGTAGGTACTAAttagaaagaagaaaaagatccCCGTCACGAAAACAAACAGAATGTAATACAGGATTTGGAATCTCTTCTgaactttaaaatttttgatattgctaaatttcaaattttcaaACGCAGCTGAGTTTTTTATAAGTCCGTTTGAGTAGTCTTGTTCTTTCACTGCTATATCCATTTTCACTTAAAGGGGTATGCGTGAGGGTAATTCTGGGCGAGTCTTACAAGTGCGGGGGCAAGAAGTGCATGTATTGTATGCTTCGTACTCCTTTTGATGCATAAACGGTTtgctctgcagggggggggggggaaaaaaggagcataaaaatgtgcatgcgTGGTTGGGAAAATCGACACGGAAGGCGTCCTTAATGTGGCACCCTCATCGGAGGCGAGCGGGAAGCCATACAATCGGAGCACAACTCCGATCGATGACAACTTCGACGCGACGCGCACCACTCAAAAGGCAAAGCAGTATATACATAACGTAGCATAAAACGTGCGCACGTCCCACTTCTCCGCCCGCGTGGGGGAAACGAGTCGGCACAAGCAAACATGCGAGGAGGCTTAGCGCAAAAATGAGCGATCGGATTGGATCGTTCGACCGAAATGCGCTTCGCGTTAGCGTGTATATTTAAGTATATACTTGCGACGAAGTAcgcataaaattttgtaacaCTGACACGCGGGAGGTACATGCAATTACTATAAGTACGTAACCTCGCGTATACAATTTTCGCCCGCGCAAGGGGAGAGATGAGTAAGGGTAAGAAATACGTATATGTACTCGCGCGCAAATGGCCAACCGCTCGCTCTCTATTTGCTTATTAACGTTTGCGAAGTTTTATGTACTTTTTCGCTTAAACTTACTTGGCTGAAATTCAGTTTGCTAAACGAAATTTCGAACAGCAATGATGCccaaaaggataaaaaaaatttgttaactcttacaaacaaattttttttaaagaattttttttttaaaacaaaaaaaaaaaagaaagtataAAATGGCCGAATGGATGATTGACCGAAAGGATGAATGGCCAAAAGGATGAATGGCCAAAAGGATGAATGGCCAAAAGAATGAATGACCGAAAGGGTAAATGGACGAAAGGGTGATT carries:
- a CDS encoding aspartic protease PM4, putative (encoded by transcript PVX_086040A) yields the protein MDIAVKEQDYSNGLIKNSAAFENLKFSNIKNFKVQKRFQILYYILFVFVTGIFFFFLISTYFFTPNYKVNKIVQNTEHLTLAFKIERPYDKVLKTISKKNLKNYIKETFNFFKSGYMKQNYLGSENDVIELDDVANIMFYGEGEVGDNHQKFMLIFDTGSANLWVPSKKCNSSGCSIKNLYDSSKSKSYEKDGTKVDITYGSGTVKGFFSKDLVTLGHLSMPYKFIEVTDTDDLEPIYSSVEFDGILGLGWKDLSIGSIDPIVVELKNQNKIDNALFTFYLPVHDVHAGYLTIGGIEEKFYEGNITYEKLNHDLYWQIDLDVHFGKQTMEKANVIVDSGTTTITAPSEFLNKFFANLNVIKVPFLPFYVTTCDNKEMPTLEFKSANNTYTLEPEYYMNPILEVDDTLCMITMLPVDIDSNTFILGDPFMRKYFTVFDYDKESVGFAIAKN
- a CDS encoding hypothetical protein, conserved (encoded by transcript PVX_086035A), producing the protein MVNAASNLRSLCFGALKGINKKCEEENDVREAEEEDEGGGEEGDGEGGGGAEIGGEGILGEGEGVSEEYTAGECCAEEGGEDEERGSMHNHATYIGSSVEKNTKTDYTFDGNNCVDANEEDATHNDQHYHEGEEKCTLNVSTGGVSSSSTTATPPCEVKADDPSYCASGSNRRERSSNLNATVFEETHNGANIFIEKKNKGGPVEHSLNADVNLSTDADMGLNAFKNASVYNGTKVCDGPDMWSSFSTGNPVGAGNPASTPSIDAYNNTGYLYSGEVPSRSGAAEKLAATGAATGIAVKEPRKELRNELRKEKHSAEEDWGDRRESKMYNRRASEKVMRKRINAHRGIHDAASTANSVHVERVLMEYYRGKTKSNNYEEKLSNSCRFFIYTSNPYNADIKMIKESCLTIYQLLYREKRKWCSIYICTNDGPMSNFNYHLYKILCGTEDIYMYFFLLKKFIFSCYIYFNLVSIKIFSTFNNRGENIMLYDFTHIINRKNTFLGESPGGSGTPYSCGGAEQRPQWEQLSQKSPRQSPRQSPRQSPRQSPRQSPMQSPRQSPMQSPRQSSPQPSHSPRQSSPLAPPQLPTLLPTVLDTNRGRSPSPSGGPNGQHANPFGPSTWENQAEEWSRETETPPQRSRSSIYNLGSENGKSEEEAQFLNFLYDPCKHLYVNKVNTSQNYFHFFNKEQSSDIKKKLQLFISTHSPTMINITKKWNSFYINKNKISSFVEKYKDVSCAPGDNFKKNGTEKFINEFVETFCDIREEGRRPTRGNKNNVVVRQHGKGMHLRRGSTSRKAFSWLAKHGRGRPPIRKKEYDAGNTRWPHKLRRAVTTVDESAELSDKNCSHERSGSYGDRSGRSYGHVDEKVRSVSATGSTHHHTGGKFEWRGETAAEGKNPPNAQKQCEGNSPSKHANMKAPQATERKNKKSLPPPPVMEQNRVVPNYTPTSQWYKGGRSTSGCTAEVIAKFLGSVNIRRSGILLRRGGGSTGSDSDSGSARGSDSNEDSCDSDEQNTESESAFEGRKNSKTEEGVAAKGAENGTAKGADGSPRNKEHPRNDIFLNNLNILIADLNELYDYLENCRYREGAHGVGMGGNNSFLVSDPKGSYYYSLAKGGNGGVEWEAAEEAQHGGAPSRGDLNRRFTAERDFANFYAAGSSCVEGTYSDAPNSETSNTYGSGKEDFYNVEISSVDLKSFCSVCSGIKYDNFESHLNQPKNVNYKKLEVFMKESDFFCNCNNINIFQNENGNPNDDLKICFNGEMTSEEYYMLRKNDIEKMNRTIDEIIYMNHQQGLGSPGGGTDGGLLPYEEEEEEEEEEEEEEEDEEEEEDEGRTKAVVRTRRRSTSVGGGAVGITTGPGRRRGRVAKMELKSRYMGRGKNKIWANNTAAKDLSNKSATNRELRTMRRSKFGKYHQQTEKKNKTAKSLSSPQNYEIKSSRVKKLEKFTSVDQENLREVFGPTGVSGVYFEKSRSSWTAQYKVSGGKRRAKRFLVTKNMTYEEIENVKQQCIAYRKQMEKEYIKEFLNDDKKKTPSSGASPSSTIGHVPVKKNKRKRKMKSFYDN